A genome region from Arachidicoccus soli includes the following:
- a CDS encoding class I SAM-dependent methyltransferase, which produces MPAIKWNADLYENKHSFVAQYGEDVVGLLQPKAGERILDLGCGTGTLTNEIAEMDAEVIGIDASPDMIEKAKAAYPALDFVIADASNFSFDNKFDAIFSNATLHWITKYDEVINCMYKNLKLGGRLVLEMGGKGNIKSIADAVKKSMKATGLGDKISTDFWYFPSLSEYTTLLEKQGFRVEIAHHFERPTKLSGLDGMKNWIEMFGSFFFSNISAIQAEEVINKAVEQLIATNFINNIWYADYWRLRIKAIKA; this is translated from the coding sequence ATGCCAGCAATAAAATGGAACGCAGATTTATACGAGAACAAACACAGTTTTGTTGCGCAATATGGAGAGGATGTTGTAGGCCTTTTGCAGCCTAAAGCTGGCGAACGCATTTTAGATTTGGGTTGTGGCACAGGAACTTTGACTAATGAAATTGCAGAAATGGATGCTGAAGTTATTGGCATTGATGCTTCACCAGATATGATTGAAAAAGCAAAGGCGGCTTATCCAGCACTTGATTTTGTAATAGCTGATGCAAGCAACTTTTCTTTCGATAATAAATTTGATGCTATTTTCTCCAATGCAACGCTGCATTGGATTACGAAATATGATGAAGTTATCAATTGCATGTATAAGAATCTAAAACTTGGTGGTCGATTAGTTTTAGAAATGGGTGGCAAAGGCAATATAAAAAGTATTGCAGATGCTGTAAAAAAAAGCATGAAAGCAACAGGTTTAGGAGATAAAATTTCAACTGACTTTTGGTATTTTCCTTCGTTGAGTGAATACACAACTTTATTGGAAAAGCAAGGTTTTCGTGTAGAAATTGCACATCATTTTGAAAGACCAACAAAGCTTTCTGGGCTGGATGGAATGAAAAACTGGATTGAAATGTTTGGCAGTTTTTTCTTTAGTAATATCTCAGCAATACAAGCCGAAGAGGTAATTAATAAAGCTGTTGAGCAATTAATAGCAACCAACTTTATCAACAATATTTGGTACGCCGATTATTGGCGTTTACGTATAAAAGCAATAAAAGCATAG